aacggaaaatataacatatgaacataaaataaattcattcttgatagagaataacttatctggtttgaatctaaactactcctcacaaacttagatttatcacttcgccgcactcaatctacaatacttatcagaatcaccacatatccctcacgtcaatgtccatttctgcaacaccgacgagagttcaactatattgctctttcgacgatgtctcaaccgatcgaacaacacagagacattaaacttagatattatgtggatgttaaccccaaaccCTATGTTTAGAATCTAGAACTAACAGGtattctcctaatcaagattcacgaagcatatttctataacaacacaaatccgaagcgattaagcaaaaagatcagaaaAACATAGACTaaaatttgtaaagcaaactttatacaactagtagaaagagtaacaaacatccatgggtttagagtaacttacatacaaacccaacaaaagtggttacaaagagaagaggaagagaagaaaaccaaatctttcgcggtgtcaatcacgagcAAAGAAGCTTCGACTCCGGATCATTCGATTACAACCTCTAATGGTGTTTTCAagctaaatctacccaaaaatgacctaggatgagttggggttcaaaaatacccaaaacataacctaaaaaatctaattttcgcctatttatgcaattttgagttctgtacagcgcgcgtcgcgcgcaggagcgcgcatcgcgcccaacctgctgtcatgaaaaaacagcttttagtaaaaatgacgtaacttgagaaccgtaactccgatttgcgtccggttcgaagcgttagaaagattattcaatttcccatctaacaatgacaacatatcaaccaaattggtgatttattattctttggttttgagctttattcgttgaCGAGTTGGTTTCGTTGCTAAAaaacgcgcgtttgaagccgtgtcttcgacacgttattgctcatgctccaaatacgcctcgatacctacaaaatgaatagaaaactatcaaaaagtataaaagtatatgaaaatacatctaatcacaaagtatatgtatttatacacaaaacggggtattattcaaacggtattaacaaaaagtattgataagtgcaacaaaacatatGTACAAAATAAGTAAATTTTTGCACTTATCAGTAATCTAAGAAAGAGCGAAGTTTGCATTCGCTAGAACCTCAACCTGAAACAGTGTAAAAAGGATTAAAACCCCAAACTCACGAATGACAAGGAGGTATAGATAGAAATAGGGGGTGGGCGAGTCATCCAGGATAGCCATGTTGGTCTTCTCTTCTTTAGATCACGCCTccaaaataacatattcatcatgaTCGGTGTTTGAAAATATAACTTTCCGCTGAAAGGAAACAATTCTATTTTCAATAGTGTAAAAGGACACACAATCTTCAATGCTTGAATATTTAACGTCTGTACCCGCACTCAGTTATTAAGAGTTCCTGATaaaggggagagagagagagagagagagagagagagagagagagagtattaGAACTACTAGTTCCCTCATAACTAACCATTTCTTAAATCTATAATTGGTGGTATTGTCTAGCCATTCTCTAATTTTTAAAAGCCTTATTTCCTTACAACTCACATCTAAATCCTAACAATTTCCATTAAAAGAGAAAGGAAACGAAATATTAGTAAGCCCATACTTTTAAATGAGGATGAGAGTTTCAGTTTGGAAAAACTGGAAAACGCTCTACGCTTGAAGAATTCAGAGGGAATGAATGAAAGCTTAAGAGAAGAAGATACACAAAAAGGTTAATGGTAAGAACTAGACCTGTTTTTGTAGGGTCTGGAAGGCTAACCTTATTGGTAATCAAAGATCAATTGACGTTTGAGGTTTCACCTCGTTAACATCTGGAAGTTTACCCCAGGTCATTCATAAGATACTGGCCTTAGACCATACTTAACGGACTCTCCCCAGACCATATTTAAGGGACTCGTCCCAAGCATGTTTGATGAACTCTCCCTAGGCTATTCTTGAGAGACTAATCTAAATGCGAGGAGACCATAAAACAAAATCACTCCATCCTTTACAAGCCCTCGTGCTTGAGGGAAAGTACACTTGTATATTTCTAAAGGGCCACATGAGGCAGTACATAGTTCATCATCGACAACTAATACAACAAGTCTCTCAAGAAGGCTTCATAGTCGCCCATTTATTATAACATGCATCCATTATCTAGTTATCTCGCTTGTTGGCTATATCACTCGTCCACTTATGCAAATGTGAGGAATGATGTGTCCCTACCCATTAACGGCATGTGAGGAACAGTCAAAGAAGAAAGTCACACTCTCTAGGATATAAAGGGAAAAGTATTGTCACTTTTTTCTTAGGTTCTAAAATGCAGACCCAATTGGTTTTTATAAATACCTCTGCTATAAGTTAGAGGAGGACAATCAATTCAGCCAACAACCTGCTAAGGACGTAATTCGGGGAATATCGGGTTCGATTCTTAGGTGTGAACAATGTTTGGCCAGTGCTCATACCTCTCGGCACAAGCTCTGAATTACTAGGATCCCTTTCCCCTGTAAACCAGAGtgcgaaagaaaaaaaaaaaacttctcaaCATCCCTATGGAACTTGCTCTAACACCccaacaattttataaaattaggaGTTGTCATTAATTATACTTTAAAGaagtattaaatataaaataattcagTCTATGACACAACtatttatttaacatataatccTACCACTCATGAAAGATCACAAGATATTGATATTGACTATCACTTCATTAGAGAGCATTGGAATCTAATTTGATCAAATTAATTAAACCATGTTGCATGAAAACATCAATTGATAGACCTTTTAACCAAAACCTTACCAATAATTCAATTTTAAGAGTTCATCACCAAGTTGAGCTTGTTTGACATCTTCATTCCAACTTGAAGGGCactgttaaatatatttttatttaatctcCTATTTGATTAAATAGTTGAGTGTGGTGGTTAGGTTATTGCTATGTTTTCTGTTTGcttgttataatttttatatgtACGTTGATTCTTAATCGACACAAAAGAATGTCTAAGATTGTTAACATACTTAAGGGTGTTACGAGTTTGGATTGGTTTtcagttaaaaaaaatatttgaacgaGTAAAATATGCATCAGTTTGTTTTGGTTTGATTttcactatttaaaaaaaaaaaaaagaattgaatCAAACTAATCGATTTGATTCAATTTGTTTTAGTAAGGTTGACCGGATTTGAaatactatttttaaataaaatattaatcttGTAACAATTCAATTTCATGCTATCTCTTTTTTAAAATGATTGTTTTTTTCTAACAAATTATTTGACGGtctctatttaaaaaaattaataatacaatcaaaataaaattttaaataattttcaaagatgaaaaaagaagaaaatagttagaaaattaatcaataaaataagaAACACAAAGATAACTGGAATTGGTGTTAGCATAATAGTGGTGGTGAGTACAGCGGTGGAGGTGATCGGAATAGAGATGGTGATCGGCAAAACTTAAGATTTTTGGTGAGTGGTAGATTTTTGTAATTTGTGAAGGAAATAAGTGAAGTGAAGCAACACATACCAATTTACCATTTAATGTGATATTAAGAGATTTTATTACCATTGAATAAGAAGTAACATTCCAATAAGCATTTCAGATTTaccaaaatatgattcaattatTCATTCTCTCGAGCATTTAAAATATATAGCTCTCTAAGTACGGGTTGAATTATCCCTGTGATTGAATTTAGGCACCATACAATTACACAGTTTCCTCCTAAAGTCACCTAAATTATAGATATCCAAGCAATTGAATCAACAACATCCTTAATTCTGTGAACAAATATATTCAAACATAACACAAAAAGATAACAACATATTAGATAACCATGATGCTCCCTGACCCTGACAACAtatttaaatcaaaatcaaagatACAATGGAAAGTATTATATAGCTTGAAAAGAGTTGTATAACTATCAGCTGCAGCACCAGGAGACAAGTAAAGGCTAAGAAATAAATTCAAAACCAAATTCTTAAGTGCTCTCTCGTCATATCTCTTATTAGAAGAGAACCACAATTTTGTTGATTCTTCTACGTATAATACTATTGTCTTGAAGCCAAAGAACAACACTAACGTAACATATATATGCTCAACTTTGTTGTTAAGGAAAGAAAACCTATTCCAGAAAACCAGAACCAAAAAACAAGAACGTTTGGTGCATATATATGTGCTGTAACTCTCTCATATATCTCTATCTTCAAATGGCAATAACAACACAACTGCAGCTTCTCGTGGCAGCCGTAGTGGCAATTGTTGTGATAACATACAAGCGCAGCGTTCAACCATCCAGCGATGTAAACATAACATTTGTACCATTCGGAGGTTCCAATGATTGGCAATATGAGATTGTTCCAATTGAAAACGGTGCTGTTGGACCGGAGAGTTTCGCCTTTGATCCTCACGGTGAAGGCCCGTATACAGGCGTTTCTAACGGTAGAATTATCAAATGGAACCGCCATGAAAATCGTTGGCTCAATTTTGCGGTCACTTCTTCTCACAGGTTACATTCCCAACCTCTCCCTTTCATCTCTATGCTCATCTTTCTTATCATCTTTTCTATGATAGTGTTGATTTGGCAGAGTTGATGAATGTGGAGGACCGTATAAGGAGCATTCCAAGATAGAGAACATATGCGGGCGCCCACTCGGGCTTTGCTTTAATATCGCATCGGGCCAACTTTATGTCGCCGATGCATACATAGGCCTAGTTGTTATTGAGCCAAATGGTGGCACTGCTAGAAAACTCATATCACATGCAGCAGATTATCAACACTTGGCTTTTCCAAACGGTTTGGATATTGATCAACATTCTGGAGCAGTGTACTTTACCACCAGCAGTTCCAAATATGAGAGAAGGTAATATAATACTATCAATGCAACcattatttataagttttggtaATGTTTGTCGCATGTAAAATGCAGGAACTACGTGTCTCTGATCCTAAGTGGAGACAAATCAGGGAGACTAATAAAATATGAACCAAAAACTGAACAATTAACTGTTCTTCTAAACAATCTCACATTTCCAAATGGAGTAGCACTAAGCAAAGATGGTAACTATATTCTAATAGCAGAAACTACAAACTGTAGAATACTAAGATACTGGTTAAAATCACCAAAAGCTGGAACATTGGAAGTCTTTGCCAACCTACCAGGTTTTGGAGACAACATAAAAAGAAGTCCAAGGGGTGGATTTTGGGTTGGAATAAACTCAAAAAAAGATACATTTATGAAATGGATACAATCATATCCATGgacagggccgtctttgagggcgtgcaaagcgggctaccgcacagggcctcaaattttCCAGAGTTAAACTATAGTTAAATAGGGTCTCATAAAATATCAGGTAGGTTAAATCATGAGTACATAGGGCCTCTAATAATTTTTTATGGTTAAATTGCGGCTAatctacacagggcctccaaaaactTGTGACGGCCTTGTCCATGGATAGGAAAAGGGTTGGTTATGCTTCCTTTGGACATAACAAAAATTTACTCATATTTAGTTAAGGTGAGTGGGAGTAGTGGAATGGCAATAAGGCTAAGTGATGAAGGTGATGTGTTGGAGATTGTTGAAGATGATAGAAGTGGAAATAGAATGTCTATTAGTGATGCTGAGGAAAGAGATGGACTGTTATGGGTGGGATCGGTTGATACACCATTTGCTATTAAGTATAATATTTCTGTGGCACAACAAGAATAGAGAAGAAAAACAAAATGGATTTTATAagtaaaaacaattaaattacaAAACATTAAATTATACATAGTTTAGGATTTATTTTGTAATGTGTTTCCTAGTCATAAAAACTATAACCAAGTCATATGTGTTAGAGTCTAGTTGCATTATTATGAGACTAATACAAATTTAACAATATCATCCACAACAATAAACAATAGTCCCTCACAATTTTTAGATTTTACATGTAGTTCTATTTTCTGTAATATGTATCAAGGCAACATTGTTATCCTTTATAATGTCCGCATTCATTAGGACTTGTAGGAGAAACCGTTTGTGCGTAGATTATCTAAAGAaataaaattctttcttaattatgGAATATACCTGACACTATTCAGTGTTCACATGTCACCATCGTCTATAGAAATTTTAATGTCTCATTCCACTAATAGCATATGATTtatcagtttttttttaaaaaaattcagaaataaCAAGTATTTCAAAAATATTACACAAATggcaactttttttaaaaaaatacacgttgtcgccagggggggtggcgacaacatctAGCCCATAATTTTGTCGCCAATGGGCCTGGCGAATGCATGCAGAAAACAGGTGTTGTcgccaacccccccccccccccccccggcgacaacaccccccctttatttttttttcattttttttatattatttttttacctATTATTTTTAGCTATATTTTTAGTTTGGAAAAATAGTATCGATAAATAAAAAAGTACCAAATACATTaaccattaatcataattaaaaaagtacattaaaattaaaaaagtacattaaaattaaaaaaacacaaaatacattaatgataataataaaatttttattgACCGCCgcgtggaccatggtacgatccacaCTCAGGTTGTCTAATAGCTCGTGTCGAAGGTTCACGAGTTGGGAGTGCTCCCATATTCCTGCGACGACgccccctctatttggttcctcTTGTGTTTGAGTCGACGGTCCCTCAATGCATTCCGGGTCTACAAAATCTGTGAGCCGTCCTTGACCTCTAGAATTTCctctataggaaaggcgggtgcccgcggcgccttcaaagctttgtcttggtgggttgaaatttctcctagtggATGCGGCCTTGAAGTTTGGtctttggaagttggtggtgggtTTGGTTTGGTTAAAATACCCTGGTTGTTGTGGAGTATTGAAGTTCAATGGTTGGTTGGGGTATTGTGATGTTTGTTGGTCGAATGAGTTGTATGGCGGGTATTCTTCTTGTATGCCTATGTCGGGGGTAAGTGGTGGTGATCTGGAAGAGCTCGCCATATTGAGTTCTTGGAAGCGTAGGTGGTGGGGTTGagtttgtggttgagtttggaatggttgttggtggtggtattgttggaattgttgtggttgttgttggtaaataggtgtttgttggtttattggttgttgttggtaattgggTGGTTGTTGTTGTGGGTAATTTGGTTGTTagaaatttggtggtggttgttgatgTTGGAAATATGGTGGCGGTTGTTATTGTtggaaattttgttgttgttgctgttgttggtggaaaatatgtggttgttgttgtcctccaaaatatggttGTTGTGCTCGCAGGTCTGCCAAATAGAAAGGGTCAGACACAAACATTTCGGGATTTGTGACCGTTCTGTACCAGTTGACATATTCAGCCGTTGGTTTCATTTCGtccggcgccacaggaaattgtAGGACAGTGGTGGAacgacgagcccatattttacgctgcTCTTTAGCAAACGTCTTCCAATTTTCTACGTACCACTATTGGCTAACCTTTTGCAGATGCCAAAGTGCCAAAGACTCAGGCTCAGgggggtcagggataccttgatgcatgccgaattggagcttcacacggtcactttggtgcatctccacagtggtgaaccgtatgatgggtgattttgcCGTCCAAATAACCGCCTCTCTAGGTTTGGGTACATGGTCCAGTTCCAAGTAAGGTCACCAAATAAACTGCAacgaaaaaaacattaatttcaaattatagaagatagtttattttacaaatatatttagaagATGAAAATTTTTAGTGGTATTACATCTTGGGGTCGTAGTCGATCCAATAGTTGGcagtaaaaaatgattttgtttacagGCGTATTGGTGTAATCCAACCCAGTTGCATTAAACctaaacaaattcaaaaataaaaatcaatatagttacaattaataatagaaaaaaatacaCTCATTAAAATAAGATTATTAAGTTACCTTGACGCGTAAGGGAAGACATAAATGTGCGGGTTTTCAGGGGCTAATACCGGCATTCTCCACCATCcccatgc
The Vicia villosa cultivar HV-30 ecotype Madison, WI linkage group LG6, Vvil1.0, whole genome shotgun sequence genome window above contains:
- the LOC131614670 gene encoding protein STRICTOSIDINE SYNTHASE-LIKE 2-like, with the protein product MAITTQLQLLVAAVVAIVVITYKRSVQPSSDVNITFVPFGGSNDWQYEIVPIENGAVGPESFAFDPHGEGPYTGVSNGRIIKWNRHENRWLNFAVTSSHRVDECGGPYKEHSKIENICGRPLGLCFNIASGQLYVADAYIGLVVIEPNGGTARKLISHAADYQHLAFPNGLDIDQHSGAVYFTTSSSKYERRNYVSLILSGDKSGRLIKYEPKTEQLTVLLNNLTFPNGVALSKDGNYILIAETTNCRILRYWLKSPKAGTLEVFANLPGFGDNIKRSPRGGFWVGINSKKDTFMKWIQSYPWIGKGLVMLPLDITKIYSYLVKVSGSSGMAIRLSDEGDVLEIVEDDRSGNRMSISDAEERDGLLWVGSVDTPFAIKYNISVAQQE